The Pseudomonas cucumis sequence GGCCCTGTTGCTCCCGGCTGGCCGGAGTTGGAAGCCGATCGCCAGCGGCTGCTTGAGCCGGGGGAGGGGGCCGTCTCGACGTGGAGTTTCGGTCCGCTGGGCGAGGTGCTGGAGCAGATCGATGCCAGGGGAAACAATCAGACCTTCAGCCTGACCCTGGACGGTCGCTTGCGTGAGGCGCGTCTGCAACTCCAGGGACTGACCACCTGGCAGACGCTGGTCAGCGATATCCAGTACAACGCCGAAGGGCAAGTTGCACACGAAACCGCCGGCAACGCTGTGCAAACCAACCTGATCTATCGAGCTGAAGACGGTGTGTTGATGGAGCGGCGGTCACAGGACGCGAATGCCCGGTTGTTGCAGCATCTGATCTACGATTATGACCGCATGGGTAACGTCCTCGGCATCGAAGACAAGGCACTGCCGGTGCGTTACTTCGCCAACCAGCGTATCGATCCGGTCAGTCGCTTTAACTACGACAGCCTTTATCAGTTGATCGAGGCCTTTGGCTGGGAGGCTGGCAGTGCCAATCAGGGGCCTGCATCGATGGGCCGCACCGATCCGGCGGCGGTCAGCAACTACCGGCAGACCTACCGCTATGACAAAGGCGGCAATCTGTTGAAGCTGACCCACGTTGGCGCACAAGGCCCGGGGCATGAACTGAAGGCCGCCCGTTACAGCAATCGCTGTCTGCTCTGGCGCAATGGCGTGCCACCCACCGAAGAGGAAATCGCCGCAGCGTTCGACGCCAACGGCAATTTGCTGGAGCTGGATCAGGGGCGCTTCTTGACGTGGGATCTGCACAATCAGTTGCAATCGGTCAGCCCGGTGGAACGCGTTTCCGGGCGCAATGACCGTGAGTCGTATGTCTACGATGGCGGTGGCCAGCGAGTGCGTAAAATCCGCTCACTCAATACCAATGTCCGCACCGTGGTGGCTGAAGTGCGTTACTTGCCGGGGCTGGAACTTCGTACCGACAGTGGCACCGGGGAAGTACTGCAAGTCATCACTGGCCAGGCCGGCCTCAACAGCGTCCGGGTATTGCACTGGGAGACGGATCCACCGTCCGGCGTGGCTAAAAATCAATACCGTTACAACCTCGTTGATCACCTGAACTCTTGCACCCTGGAACTCGCTGATGACGCGCGAATCATCAGTCAGGAAACCTACTATCCCTTCGGCGAGACCGCTTGGTTTGCCGGAACGGACGTCGTTGAAGCGAGTTACAAAACCATTCGTTACTCGGGCAAGGAGCGGGATGCGACGGGGCTTTATTACTATGGGTTTCGATATTACATGCCGTGGTTGCAGCGCTGGCTCAACCCAGATCCCAAGGGGGGCATCGATGGGCCGAACCTGTATCAGATGGCTCTGAACAACCCGGTTACCTTTATTGATGATGATGGAGCCATCACACGACAAAAACTGGCCAACGGATTATGGGCGCCGGTCATTGCGACGGGTGGTGCGCGTGACATTCCGGGGGGTCGATATATCGATAGGGGCAAACCAAACCTGAGTGTGCCGGCGATCGGTAAACCGACCAACATTAATAAAGCCCTGGAGGTAGGCGAGTTTAGCCGTGTGGAGGTCAGCACCAAATTCCTGGACCCGGCCCCCGGTCGTTATTCAAAAAA is a genomic window containing:
- a CDS encoding RHS repeat-associated core domain-containing protein, with translation MGVHYKTPRLSVVDPRGLQIRSVDYWRAVEKDPVQARINRTAHDAAGHPVKQWDPRLWALPQEAPPTPANLTTAFSLSGNALFTDSVDAGWQLALPGLANEVVWGWDSRGTRREVEYDDLLRPVAVFEQGTTEPRRSVERMAYGGPDHGDQNQCGQLIRHDDPAGTVLFEAFSITSQCVRQVRHFTLGPVAPGWPELEADRQRLLEPGEGAVSTWSFGPLGEVLEQIDARGNNQTFSLTLDGRLREARLQLQGLTTWQTLVSDIQYNAEGQVAHETAGNAVQTNLIYRAEDGVLMERRSQDANARLLQHLIYDYDRMGNVLGIEDKALPVRYFANQRIDPVSRFNYDSLYQLIEAFGWEAGSANQGPASMGRTDPAAVSNYRQTYRYDKGGNLLKLTHVGAQGPGHELKAARYSNRCLLWRNGVPPTEEEIAAAFDANGNLLELDQGRFLTWDLHNQLQSVSPVERVSGRNDRESYVYDGGGQRVRKIRSLNTNVRTVVAEVRYLPGLELRTDSGTGEVLQVITGQAGLNSVRVLHWETDPPSGVAKNQYRYNLVDHLNSCTLELADDARIISQETYYPFGETAWFAGTDVVEASYKTIRYSGKERDATGLYYYGFRYYMPWLQRWLNPDPKGGIDGPNLYQMALNNPVTFIDDDGAITRQKLANGLWAPVIATGGARDIPGGRYIDRGKPNLSVPAIGKPTNINKALEVGEFSRVEVSTKFLDPAPGRYSKNIVSGVNNKSGGGEFIFTMDKLTYSGESKGAFNALRIVDIPKGEIPDKDNAVSGFWAPQGGYVDIPLKPTGTDPDHVFTPGFSGCSLTVDQLNDNVLRVRHVEGSKENAQYNELSSGEHGMGLSAAMEFQDYGYASNEQGQQEQVTTGFAFMKYDRKQQVWNIHYQTIQGSSSIERYAPGKTGLFNRSNAAVSVYSQTKVRKTMAMQVVTAKKRGNK